A window from Candidatus Zixiibacteriota bacterium encodes these proteins:
- a CDS encoding dockerin type I repeat-containing protein — MGHLFKTAVLIVILTLYSFNPISFAQTWEQTIGPYGGSVICLAINASGDIFAGTSSGGLFRLDLSYICGDANGDWQVNVGDAVYIIAHVFKGGPPPESIEAGDANCDGNCNVGDAVYLINHVFRGGLGPCADCPPTGTLTARSDCKSFEKTSTASESTPTNQDCIEYQYDGVGTLSLRHINAGFNCCPLDMIIDINIEDNIITIDESKVEGDCSCNCLFDLDYEIQNLPPGEYTIVVSERFTFPDEELLEFSINLTSSPIGSFCVTRNYYPWGY, encoded by the coding sequence ATGGGACATCTCTTCAAAACTGCGGTTCTGATTGTTATTCTTACTCTTTACTCATTCAATCCAATTTCTTTTGCTCAAACCTGGGAGCAGACCATTGGGCCATATGGGGGAAGTGTGATATGTTTGGCCATCAACGCCAGTGGTGACATTTTTGCAGGGACCTCTAGTGGCGGTCTTTTTCGTCTTGATCTGTCATATATCTGCGGCGATGCCAATGGCGATTGGCAGGTGAACGTCGGCGATGCTGTTTATATAATTGCTCACGTCTTTAAAGGTGGCCCACCTCCTGAATCTATCGAAGCTGGAGACGCCAATTGCGATGGCAATTGCAATGTCGGTGATGCAGTTTATTTGATTAATCATGTATTCAGGGGCGGTCTCGGCCCATGCGCGGATTGTCCTCCAACGGGTACATTGACAGCTCGTAGCGACTGCAAAAGCTTTGAGAAAACATCAACGGCATCAGAAAGTACGCCCACAAATCAGGATTGTATTGAGTATCAGTATGACGGGGTCGGCACATTATCACTCCGCCATATCAACGCCGGGTTTAACTGTTGCCCGTTAGACATGATTATCGATATAAATATTGAGGATAACATAATTACTATAGACGAGTCAAAAGTTGAAGGAGATTGTAGTTGCAATTGCCTTTTTGACTTGGATTATGAAATCCAAAACCTGCCCCCGGGCGAATATACCATAGTCGTTAGTGAACGATTTACATTTCCTGATGAAGAGCTATTAGAATTTAGCATAAATCTTACTTCTTCGCCTATAGGGAGTTTTTGTGTAACAAGAAATTATTATCCCTGGGGATACTGA
- the amrS gene encoding AmmeMemoRadiSam system radical SAM enzyme, producing MDRRKFMKFIGCGACAAMSSHSGLLPEFLGGVQNACAFDYTRELSSVEARYYKKLPEGGIECEICPRRCRITDLERGYCGSRENRGDTYYTLVYGLPCAVNIDPIEKKPFHHFYPGTSAFSLATAGCNVNCKCCQNWDISQSRPEQTENFSLPPKDIIDLCQQRKVPTIAYTYSEPVIFYEYMYDTAELGHKHGIKSVMISGGYINPEPLGELLKHLNAVKIDLKAIRETYYKDYVDGELKPVLDGLIQIKKSDVWLEIVYLVIPTLNDSDDEFTELARWIKNYLGVDVPIHLSRFYPQYLLKNLPPTPQTTLDRALSICRAEGLEYVYLGNIPSHKAESTYCPKCGEMLIERRGYRTSVSGMSKNKCKSCGKIIPGRFF from the coding sequence ATGGATCGGCGAAAATTCATGAAGTTTATCGGATGCGGGGCGTGTGCTGCGATGTCATCGCATTCCGGGTTGCTGCCGGAATTTCTGGGAGGCGTCCAGAACGCCTGCGCTTTTGATTACACCAGGGAACTTTCATCGGTCGAAGCCCGATATTATAAAAAACTTCCCGAAGGCGGAATCGAATGCGAGATCTGTCCTCGCCGATGCAGGATTACAGATTTGGAGAGAGGTTATTGCGGTTCGCGCGAAAACAGAGGAGATACTTATTATACGCTCGTGTATGGCCTGCCGTGTGCGGTCAATATCGATCCGATCGAGAAAAAACCTTTCCATCATTTTTATCCGGGGACGAGCGCGTTTTCGCTGGCGACGGCGGGATGCAATGTTAATTGCAAGTGTTGCCAAAACTGGGATATCTCCCAATCCCGACCGGAACAAACCGAAAATTTCTCTCTTCCTCCAAAAGATATAATTGATTTATGCCAGCAGCGGAAAGTACCTACGATCGCCTATACCTACAGCGAGCCGGTAATATTTTATGAATATATGTACGATACCGCCGAGCTGGGTCATAAGCATGGTATTAAATCGGTGATGATATCCGGGGGGTATATCAATCCTGAACCGCTGGGTGAACTTCTCAAACACCTCAATGCCGTTAAAATTGATTTGAAAGCAATCCGCGAAACGTATTACAAAGATTATGTTGACGGTGAACTCAAACCGGTTCTGGATGGGCTGATACAGATTAAAAAATCGGATGTGTGGCTTGAGATTGTTTATCTGGTCATTCCGACTCTCAATGATTCCGATGATGAATTTACCGAATTGGCTCGCTGGATAAAAAATTATCTCGGGGTCGATGTTCCGATACATCTCTCGCGGTTTTATCCTCAGTATCTTCTCAAAAATCTCCCGCCGACGCCGCAGACGACTCTCGATCGAGCTCTTTCGATTTGTCGGGCCGAGGGATTGGAATACGTTTATCTGGGCAATATCCCCAGCCATAAAGCGGAATCAACGTATTGTCCCAAGTGCGGTGAGATGTTGATCGAACGGCGGGGATATCGTACCTCTGTTTCCGGCATGAGTAAAAATAAATGCAAATCATGCGGTAAAATTATTCCCGGACGGTTCTTCTGA
- a CDS encoding DUF362 domain-containing protein, whose product MYIVIMSRVAVVKYFGDFLGEKFSVSVYENMIKAGIGFVAGNLSLNEYFKQLFPGGAVGIKTNCLTPFNATPLNLTEAFVNILRENAGYDENDLIIWERTNHELKKAGYTLNAASTGVRCLGTDVATIGYDRTFLNSGKVNSMVSKILTRMIEHNVNIPILKDHSIAGMSAGLKNMYGAIHNPNKYHDNNCSPYAANINNLTPIRDKHRLTIIDAVKVQYDNGPGYAPHSIDSYNSLIISEDPVAADCVALEILNRIRARNGKKSLKELGREVKYLDEAEKLGLGQANIAKIEIGVLAIAEDGSISEGKLF is encoded by the coding sequence TTGTATATTGTTATTATGAGCAGGGTGGCGGTCGTAAAATACTTCGGCGATTTTCTCGGCGAAAAATTTTCGGTAAGTGTTTACGAAAACATGATTAAAGCCGGAATTGGTTTCGTCGCAGGCAATTTATCTCTTAATGAATATTTTAAACAGCTTTTTCCGGGCGGAGCGGTCGGAATCAAGACTAATTGCCTGACACCGTTTAACGCGACGCCGTTGAATTTGACCGAAGCATTTGTAAATATATTAAGAGAAAATGCCGGATATGATGAAAACGATTTAATAATCTGGGAACGAACGAATCATGAACTCAAGAAAGCGGGTTATACCCTCAACGCCGCCTCTACGGGTGTGAGATGCCTCGGGACCGACGTTGCTACAATTGGATATGATCGGACTTTTCTTAACTCAGGCAAAGTAAATTCAATGGTTTCAAAAATCTTGACGAGAATGATTGAGCATAACGTAAATATTCCGATTCTGAAGGATCATTCTATCGCCGGTATGTCAGCCGGATTGAAAAATATGTACGGCGCGATTCATAATCCGAATAAATACCATGATAACAATTGCAGCCCGTACGCCGCCAATATTAATAATTTGACTCCGATTCGGGACAAACACCGCCTGACGATTATCGACGCCGTGAAAGTTCAATATGACAACGGGCCGGGATATGCTCCGCATTCTATTGATTCGTATAATAGTTTGATAATATCGGAGGATCCGGTGGCGGCCGACTGTGTCGCTCTGGAGATTCTAAATCGGATAAGAGCGAGGAATGGCAAAAAATCGTTGAAAGAACTTGGGCGGGAAGTGAAATATCTTGATGAAGCCGAAAAATTGGGTTTGGGACAGGCGAATATTGCAAAGATTGAAATTGGCGTATTGGCAATTGCTGAGGATGGCTCGATAAGCGAAGGGAAATTGTTTTAA
- the amrB gene encoding AmmeMemoRadiSam system protein B — translation MKVRIIFVGIILVIAWGMVTLGAAMDKSNEAIIRYPAVSGMFYPSDGEDLLEMVNQHLAEVKDLPEIDGQIIALIVPHAGIEYSGQIAAYSYKLLENSSFNKIILCGPSHRVPFDGISVYGPDVTWQTPLGDVICDNDLCLQLIENNKSVKFSKEAHNREHSLEVQLPYLQAVLKDFTLVPATMGFPAPETIDALAAALTDLEMDKNTVMVASTDWQHHMSAKAGWKYDSLGLECLEKMNPDELQKLLAEKKTQMCGGAPTVAVMKAAMAKGADKVEILKYGDSGDITGDKSSVVSYAAAVLYKANENNELSEADKKKLLKIARQSIETYLETETIPKFDVPESLKRLGAAFVTLEKDHRLRGCIGQTIAITPLYETVSHCAIQAAVSDPRFPPVKRVEMNQIHLEISVLTPLQKVESLDEIEVGRDGLMISMGRNRGLLLPQVATDYGWDRETFLRQTCKKAGLAPDAYKSAQAEIFKFQAIIFEE, via the coding sequence ATGAAAGTTCGTATAATCTTTGTCGGAATTATTCTCGTAATCGCATGGGGAATGGTCACGCTGGGAGCCGCAATGGATAAGTCAAATGAGGCAATAATACGCTATCCGGCCGTTTCAGGAATGTTTTATCCCTCGGACGGTGAGGATCTACTCGAAATGGTCAATCAACATTTGGCCGAAGTCAAAGACCTGCCGGAAATCGACGGACAGATTATTGCCCTGATTGTACCGCACGCCGGAATCGAATATTCCGGCCAGATTGCCGCTTACTCTTACAAGCTTCTTGAAAATTCGAGTTTTAACAAAATCATCCTGTGCGGACCGTCGCATCGAGTGCCGTTTGACGGCATTTCAGTTTACGGACCCGATGTAACCTGGCAAACACCCCTCGGAGACGTTATCTGCGATAATGACCTGTGCCTCCAACTTATTGAAAACAACAAATCCGTCAAATTTTCTAAGGAGGCACATAATCGCGAACACTCCCTCGAAGTCCAGCTTCCGTATTTGCAGGCCGTATTAAAAGACTTCACCCTGGTACCGGCGACCATGGGATTTCCCGCTCCCGAAACAATCGATGCTTTGGCTGCGGCCCTGACAGATCTTGAAATGGATAAAAACACCGTTATGGTCGCCTCAACCGACTGGCAGCATCATATGTCGGCCAAAGCAGGCTGGAAATACGATTCATTGGGACTTGAATGCCTGGAAAAAATGAACCCCGATGAATTGCAAAAACTCCTGGCAGAAAAGAAAACCCAGATGTGCGGCGGCGCCCCGACGGTAGCGGTCATGAAGGCGGCTATGGCCAAAGGCGCCGATAAAGTCGAAATATTAAAATACGGCGATTCGGGAGATATCACCGGAGACAAAAGCTCTGTTGTCAGTTACGCCGCCGCGGTTTTATATAAAGCCAATGAAAACAATGAACTATCGGAGGCCGATAAAAAGAAATTATTAAAAATAGCCCGGCAGTCGATTGAAACTTATCTCGAAACCGAAACAATTCCCAAATTTGACGTTCCCGAATCTTTAAAACGCCTCGGCGCCGCTTTTGTGACGCTTGAGAAAGACCATCGTCTGCGCGGATGCATCGGCCAGACGATAGCCATCACTCCTCTTTATGAAACCGTATCGCATTGCGCCATTCAGGCGGCCGTGTCCGACCCGCGCTTTCCTCCGGTAAAAAGAGTTGAGATGAATCAGATTCATCTTGAGATTTCAGTTTTGACTCCGCTCCAAAAAGTCGAATCTCTGGATGAAATTGAAGTCGGTCGAGACGGGCTTATGATATCAATGGGTAGAAATCGAGGCTTACTACTTCCTCAGGTAGCCACCGACTACGGCTGGGATCGCGAGACGTTTCTCAGGCAAACCTGCAAAAAAGCCGGCCTCGCACCCGACGCCTATAAATCAGCTCAAGCCGAAATATTTAAATTTCAAGCCATAATCTTTGAAGAATAA
- a CDS encoding zinc ABC transporter substrate-binding protein yields MNHMKGKFGEFSKKYRLLCIILSLCVFLILGGCGKISERRNRDLSQAESINILATTGMIGDLAAHIGGERVAVSTLMGPGIDPHLYKASQRDVITLANADIIFFNGLHLEGAMSEVLEQMESSGITVAVAGSVPEEELLSPEEFSGAHDPHVWFDVQLWIHAAESVYRTLAKLDSAHAETYSKNFESYRAELERLHEFVLNESAKIPEDVRVLITAHDAFNYFGRAYGFEVRGLQGISTASEAGTADVQKLAAFIVEKKIPAIFIESSVPQRNIEAVQAAVAARDFEVVIGGELFSDSMGDTSTPEGTYVGMVEHNINTIVAALTGSGSNPE; encoded by the coding sequence ATGAATCACATGAAAGGAAAATTCGGGGAGTTTTCTAAGAAGTATCGATTACTGTGTATCATATTATCCTTATGCGTGTTTTTAATATTGGGCGGGTGCGGCAAAATATCCGAACGAAGAAATCGCGATTTATCACAAGCGGAGTCAATTAATATTTTAGCCACGACAGGTATGATCGGCGATCTGGCAGCCCATATTGGCGGTGAACGGGTTGCCGTCTCGACTCTGATGGGCCCCGGCATCGATCCTCATTTATACAAAGCCAGCCAGCGCGATGTGATTACACTCGCTAATGCTGATATTATATTTTTCAACGGTTTGCATCTTGAGGGAGCCATGTCCGAAGTTTTGGAACAGATGGAATCGTCTGGAATCACCGTGGCCGTCGCCGGCAGCGTCCCGGAAGAGGAATTGCTATCGCCCGAAGAATTCTCCGGCGCTCATGACCCTCATGTCTGGTTTGATGTACAATTATGGATCCATGCGGCCGAATCGGTCTATCGGACATTAGCAAAACTGGACTCGGCTCACGCCGAAACATATTCAAAGAATTTCGAGAGCTATCGGGCTGAGCTGGAACGACTCCACGAGTTTGTTTTGAATGAATCGGCCAAAATCCCGGAAGATGTCCGGGTTCTGATAACCGCTCATGATGCCTTTAATTATTTCGGACGCGCCTATGGTTTTGAAGTCAGGGGACTTCAGGGAATCAGCACCGCTTCGGAAGCCGGAACCGCCGATGTACAGAAACTGGCGGCGTTTATCGTTGAAAAAAAAATTCCGGCTATATTTATCGAGTCATCGGTTCCTCAACGCAATATCGAAGCGGTTCAGGCTGCCGTCGCGGCCCGTGATTTTGAGGTAGTCATCGGAGGCGAGCTATTTTCCGACTCAATGGGTGATACAAGTACTCCGGAAGGAACTTATGTCGGAATGGTCGAACACAATATAAATACAATTGTCGCAGCCTTGACCGGCTCCGGGAGCAATCCGGAATAA
- a CDS encoding metal ABC transporter ATP-binding protein, whose product MNEKLGNEVIPAIDVEDMTVAYRDKPVLWDVDLIVPPGVLMAIVGPNGAGKTTLIKATLGLITPAAGRVLIYGKPYPEQRQLVAYVPQRGSVDWDFPTTVLDVVMMGRYGHLGWIRRPGKREKTAAEEALEKVGMIDFANRQINQLSGGQQQRTFLARALVQDARIYFMDEPFQGVDATTERAIIQLLRELRQSGKTLVVVHHDLQTVPEYFDWVTLLNVRRIASGPVDDVFTDDNLRIAYGGRVGFLQAMQK is encoded by the coding sequence ATGAATGAAAAATTGGGTAATGAAGTTATTCCGGCTATAGATGTCGAGGACATGACCGTCGCCTATCGCGATAAGCCGGTTTTATGGGATGTTGATTTAATCGTACCGCCGGGTGTGCTCATGGCTATCGTCGGTCCCAACGGAGCCGGAAAAACAACATTGATTAAGGCAACTTTAGGCCTTATAACTCCCGCCGCCGGACGGGTTTTGATTTATGGAAAACCGTATCCCGAGCAAAGGCAGTTGGTCGCCTATGTCCCCCAACGCGGCTCGGTTGATTGGGATTTCCCGACCACCGTACTGGATGTCGTCATGATGGGCAGGTACGGTCACCTGGGGTGGATTCGCCGTCCCGGCAAACGTGAAAAAACCGCGGCGGAAGAAGCTCTCGAAAAAGTCGGAATGATTGACTTTGCTAACCGACAAATCAACCAACTATCGGGAGGGCAACAACAGCGAACATTTTTAGCCCGGGCATTGGTTCAGGATGCTCGCATTTATTTCATGGATGAACCGTTTCAGGGCGTCGACGCTACGACCGAGCGAGCGATAATTCAACTGCTTCGCGAACTGAGACAATCAGGAAAAACCTTAGTCGTGGTTCATCACGACTTGCAAACCGTGCCGGAGTATTTCGATTGGGTCACGCTCCTTAACGTGCGCCGTATCGCCAGCGGACCGGTTGATGATGTCTTCACTGATGATAATTTGAGAATCGCCTACGGAGGCCGCGTCGGTTTTTTGCAGGCCATGCAAAAATAG
- a CDS encoding metal ABC transporter permease has product MDGIFYDLIFDYTLRTVALGSAVLGLVSGALGCFAVLRRQSLMGDAMSHAALPGIVIAFMLTGMKTPLVLVIGAALAGWLGTLKIMSIVNLTRLKHDAAMALVLSVFFGLGLVLLTFIQKTPEAAQAGLEKFLFGQAAALLEQDVIIMAIIGLITLTILIALWKRFKLLSFDVEYGQSLGLPMRMLDMILTGLLVLAIVIGLQTVGVVLMSAMIVAPAAAARQWTDKLGVMVFLAAIFGAASGISGAVVSSTAEKLPTGPTIVLCVSAIVIASLLFAPNRGIIWSRIRQSKNRRKLQLDTIICDLYSLALQHDDFSHAHDTATLIAMSPGQSGIKFSLEELERRELVKLTENNQWTLTEKGIDEAKLISAIFKGQEN; this is encoded by the coding sequence TTGGACGGGATATTTTACGATCTTATTTTTGATTATACCCTGCGAACGGTCGCCCTCGGATCGGCCGTGCTGGGTTTGGTCAGCGGCGCGTTGGGATGTTTCGCCGTTTTGCGACGCCAATCGCTTATGGGTGATGCCATGTCACACGCCGCCCTTCCCGGAATTGTCATCGCATTTATGCTGACCGGCATGAAAACGCCACTTGTATTAGTAATCGGTGCGGCCCTTGCCGGATGGCTCGGAACTCTCAAAATCATGAGTATTGTCAACCTGACCCGGCTCAAACACGATGCCGCTATGGCCCTGGTGCTTTCCGTTTTCTTTGGTCTCGGATTAGTCTTGCTCACTTTCATTCAGAAAACGCCGGAAGCGGCCCAGGCGGGGCTTGAGAAATTCCTTTTCGGGCAGGCGGCCGCGCTCCTCGAACAAGATGTCATCATTATGGCCATAATCGGCCTGATAACCCTGACTATTCTGATTGCCCTTTGGAAAAGATTCAAGCTCTTAAGCTTTGACGTCGAGTACGGCCAAAGTTTGGGGCTTCCGATGCGAATGCTCGATATGATTTTAACCGGCCTTCTGGTTTTGGCCATCGTCATCGGCCTGCAAACTGTCGGCGTCGTACTTATGAGCGCGATGATTGTCGCCCCCGCCGCGGCCGCCCGTCAATGGACCGACAAATTGGGAGTGATGGTGTTCCTGGCCGCAATTTTCGGCGCGGCATCCGGTATCAGCGGCGCCGTCGTCTCCAGTACCGCCGAAAAATTACCGACCGGTCCGACGATTGTGCTTTGTGTCAGCGCTATTGTTATTGCGTCATTACTGTTTGCTCCCAACCGAGGAATAATCTGGAGCCGGATTCGCCAGAGTAAAAATCGCCGCAAATTGCAACTCGACACGATCATCTGTGATTTGTATTCTCTGGCGTTGCAGCACGATGATTTTTCTCATGCCCATGATACGGCGACTTTGATTGCCATGAGTCCCGGTCAGTCTGGGATAAAATTCAGCCTGGAAGAACTGGAACGCCGCGAACTCGTGAAACTCACGGAAAACAATCAATGGACGCTGACTGAAAAAGGCATTGATGAGGCCAAACTGATTAGCGCCATATTCAAAGGACAGGAAAATTGA
- a CDS encoding metal ABC transporter permease, which produces MNSFQLEIQMIAVVVAVACALPGVFLVLRRMVLMSDAISHAILFGIVLAFLVTGDINSPFLVLAAAATGVLTVVLVELIQKTGLVKEDASIGLVFPALFSIGVILISRFAGNVHLDVDAVLLGELAFSPFNRLEFSGYDLGPKSLWVMSGILILNITFIIIFFKELKLATFDAGLATAIGFSPVILNYLLMSFVSITAVGAFDAVGSILVVALMVGPAASAYLLTDRLGVMLVISAVLGIIAAIGGYWLAHFLDASIAGSIAVTTGVIFGLIFSFAPHRGIVAIFRRRMRQKWEFAQTMLVMHISQHQGTPEQSEECRTETLYHHMHWDQNFTERVSRIALRNQLVREESDCLLLTDNGRQLASETLAL; this is translated from the coding sequence TTGAACTCATTCCAATTGGAAATACAAATGATCGCCGTCGTCGTGGCTGTCGCCTGTGCTCTTCCCGGAGTATTTCTTGTCCTGCGCCGAATGGTCCTGATGAGTGATGCCATCAGCCATGCGATCTTATTCGGAATTGTCCTGGCGTTCTTAGTGACCGGTGATATTAATTCACCTTTTTTGGTTTTGGCCGCCGCGGCCACCGGTGTTTTAACAGTCGTATTGGTTGAGTTAATCCAAAAAACGGGACTGGTCAAAGAAGATGCCTCAATCGGACTTGTTTTCCCGGCTCTGTTCAGCATCGGCGTCATCCTGATTTCCCGATTCGCCGGAAACGTCCATCTCGATGTTGATGCCGTGCTACTTGGAGAATTAGCCTTTTCACCATTTAATAGATTGGAATTTTCAGGCTATGATCTGGGTCCCAAATCACTATGGGTCATGTCGGGCATCCTGATATTGAACATCACTTTCATCATTATCTTTTTCAAAGAACTCAAACTGGCGACTTTCGATGCCGGACTGGCAACCGCCATCGGCTTTTCTCCGGTAATACTAAATTATCTTTTGATGTCATTCGTTTCGATTACCGCCGTGGGAGCTTTCGATGCTGTCGGATCGATACTCGTCGTTGCCCTTATGGTCGGACCGGCCGCGTCCGCCTATCTTCTGACCGACCGACTGGGCGTTATGCTTGTCATCAGCGCAGTACTGGGAATAATTGCCGCCATTGGCGGTTACTGGTTGGCGCATTTTCTTGACGCCTCCATCGCCGGCTCCATCGCGGTTACCACCGGTGTCATCTTCGGCCTCATATTTTCCTTCGCGCCTCATCGGGGAATCGTGGCGATTTTCAGACGACGAATGAGACAGAAATGGGAATTTGCCCAAACCATGCTGGTCATGCACATTTCGCAGCATCAGGGTACGCCGGAACAATCCGAAGAATGCCGGACAGAGACACTATATCATCACATGCACTGGGATCAGAATTTCACCGAGCGGGTTTCGCGAATAGCTCTCAGAAATCAACTTGTAAGAGAAGAAAGCGATTGCCTGCTTTTGACTGATAACGGCCGTCAACTGGCGTCTGAAACTCTCGCGTTATAA
- a CDS encoding aminotransferase class V-fold PLP-dependent enzyme, protein MDNLIYLDNAATSWPKPQSVYNFMMDFYKDCGVNPGRSGFDKAIEAGNIIDELRKRLTIFFGGDVAYPERLCFSYNATDALNLIINGLVEPGDHVVTTNVEHNSVIRPINHLVRDFGVEATFVPFDGDGFVDPDDIRKAIKSKTKLVIVNHGSNVLGTVQPIAEIGAICRGKDVLFAIDSAQTAGKVPIDMKAMNIDVLAFTGHKSLMGSTGIGGLCVRKHVEIKHTRSGGTGVRSAYPYHLDEYPFRMEYGTPNVVGIGSLAAGQDWIVESGGIDKIHDDEMKLTLRLIDGFENIDGLIMYGGGELDRRISTLTINIEGLDAGDVGIMLDVDFDIAVRTGLHCAPLVHQQIGTLDIHGGVRFAIGPFNTEEHIDRAIEGMSDIAIRAKEMKARTKTV, encoded by the coding sequence ATGGACAACTTAATCTATCTCGATAACGCGGCTACGTCGTGGCCGAAGCCTCAATCCGTGTACAATTTCATGATGGATTTTTATAAAGATTGCGGAGTCAATCCGGGCCGCAGCGGATTTGATAAGGCTATTGAAGCGGGGAATATCATTGATGAGTTGCGTAAACGGTTGACGATATTTTTCGGCGGCGATGTCGCCTACCCGGAACGGTTGTGCTTTTCGTACAACGCCACTGACGCTTTGAATTTAATCATCAACGGATTGGTGGAGCCGGGCGATCATGTCGTCACCACGAATGTGGAACATAATTCAGTCATCCGGCCGATCAATCATCTGGTCAGAGATTTTGGTGTTGAAGCGACGTTTGTGCCCTTTGACGGCGACGGTTTTGTCGATCCCGATGATATCAGAAAAGCAATTAAGTCAAAGACCAAACTGGTTATCGTCAATCACGGCTCCAACGTTTTGGGGACGGTTCAGCCCATCGCGGAAATAGGAGCCATCTGCCGTGGAAAAGATGTTCTCTTCGCTATCGACAGCGCCCAGACGGCGGGCAAAGTTCCGATTGATATGAAAGCGATGAATATCGATGTGTTGGCTTTCACCGGACACAAATCTCTAATGGGCAGTACCGGAATAGGTGGGCTGTGCGTTCGCAAGCATGTCGAAATCAAACATACCCGCAGCGGTGGAACAGGAGTGCGTTCAGCTTATCCGTATCATCTCGATGAGTATCCCTTCAGGATGGAATACGGAACGCCCAATGTGGTCGGGATCGGGTCATTGGCGGCGGGGCAGGACTGGATTGTCGAATCAGGCGGGATCGATAAAATACATGACGATGAGATGAAATTAACGCTGCGGCTAATCGATGGTTTTGAAAATATAGACGGTTTGATTATGTACGGTGGTGGCGAGCTCGACCGGCGCATATCCACATTGACGATTAATATCGAGGGGCTCGACGCGGGCGATGTCGGGATTATGCTCGATGTTGATTTTGATATCGCCGTGCGAACGGGTTTGCATTGCGCGCCTCTGGTTCACCAACAAATCGGGACGCTGGATATTCACGGGGGAGTTCGTTTCGCTATCGGACCGTTCAATACCGAGGAACATATTGACCGGGCGATTGAGGGGATGTCGGATATCGCGATACGAGCCAAAGAAATGAAGGCCAGGACAAAGACAGTCTGA
- a CDS encoding outer membrane beta-barrel protein codes for MKKAILGMVVFVIFATTGMAQTKMSGYIGGGLGVPMSPSGFTDEHNMGPNFMGGLGFELSPSLELVCRVGYNMFPINEDAIMTELEAELGPLPGVSIDGGTFKVLAFGADLKVNFQSSGDEANMAPFIVLGLGMASTSFSDVTVSLGGMGITVPVDASETNFALNFGAGFNYMFSPSTGLFVDGRYCIILTEDESVSYLPIRAGLKFNFGG; via the coding sequence ATGAAAAAAGCAATCTTGGGAATGGTCGTGTTTGTTATCTTCGCGACTACCGGTATGGCTCAAACGAAAATGTCAGGTTACATTGGAGGCGGCTTAGGTGTGCCGATGAGCCCCTCCGGCTTCACCGATGAGCATAATATGGGTCCTAATTTTATGGGAGGCCTTGGATTCGAATTAAGTCCATCCCTTGAACTTGTCTGCAGGGTTGGATATAACATGTTCCCGATTAACGAAGATGCAATTATGACAGAACTTGAAGCAGAACTGGGACCTCTGCCGGGCGTAAGTATTGACGGTGGAACTTTTAAGGTCCTTGCGTTTGGAGCCGATTTAAAAGTGAACTTTCAATCGAGTGGCGATGAAGCGAATATGGCACCATTCATAGTGCTTGGATTGGGAATGGCAAGTACGAGCTTTTCTGATGTAACGGTATCGTTAGGCGGTATGGGTATAACTGTACCTGTCGATGCAAGTGAAACTAATTTTGCATTAAACTTTGGCGCCGGATTCAATTATATGTTTTCACCGAGTACAGGATTATTTGTTGACGGCCGCTATTGTATAATATTAACTGAGGATGAATCGGTTAGTTATTTACCTATTCGCGCCGGTTTGAAATTTAATTTTGGTGGCTAA